A single window of bacterium DNA harbors:
- a CDS encoding sulfotransferase: MIYVVLGMHKSGTTLISQILHHSGINMVDDLDESISYDKGNKYERQTILHLNMEILGVRDYQVIDLAAPTRLEISADQQARMNRIVKDNAARYGDWGFKDPRTCLVYPLWSKSLPEHKVIVVYRHPSQLWKRFAGHSLLGSYKMPFSAWKYMIRWHEHNMNILRYLRSTSCEYLVLSYSELMQSDEEFERLQRFVGRKLVDRRRKDLFRSRNRANLLLMVAERMLKWNRGLSVDEILARLDEYRR, encoded by the coding sequence TTGATCTACGTTGTGCTGGGAATGCACAAGTCTGGTACGACACTGATATCGCAGATCCTCCACCATTCGGGCATAAACATGGTCGACGATCTGGACGAGTCGATCTCGTATGACAAGGGTAACAAGTACGAGCGGCAGACCATTCTCCACCTGAACATGGAGATCCTGGGCGTGCGGGATTACCAGGTGATCGATCTCGCAGCCCCGACACGACTGGAGATCTCGGCGGATCAGCAGGCGCGGATGAACCGGATCGTGAAGGACAACGCCGCCCGGTACGGGGATTGGGGCTTCAAGGATCCGCGTACCTGTCTGGTCTATCCGCTGTGGAGCAAGTCCCTGCCCGAGCACAAGGTGATCGTGGTCTACCGTCATCCCAGCCAGCTCTGGAAGCGTTTCGCCGGACACAGCCTGCTCGGCAGCTACAAGATGCCCTTTTCCGCATGGAAGTACATGATTCGCTGGCACGAACATAACATGAATATTCTCAGATACTTGCGTTCGACTTCGTGTGAATACCTGGTTCTCTCGTACTCGGAACTGATGCAGAGCGACGAGGAGTTCGAGCGATTGCAGCGATTCGTGGGCCGTAAACTCGTTGACCGCCGCCGCAAGGATCTCTTCCGCAGTCGCAACCGCGCCAATCTCCTGCTCATGGTTGCCGAGAGGATGTTGAAATGGAACCGCGGCCTCAGCGTGGACGAGATCCTGGCGAGACTCGATGAGTATCGCCGGTGA
- a CDS encoding polysaccharide export protein, which translates to MILLGSATQPENAVRQVWRLALPALFLVSAGICLTAGGCASSSFRSVNTEMQPFTPEEQLAWDQASTAEYRMHKGDVFDVLFEYYPDMDQIRMIVLPDGRVALPHIDRTMAVGLTISQLDSAITSRYAEEYLDPELSIVIREFGELSVYVLGEVFKPGSVILQRENASVLQAVAEAGGFTEDASMSEVLHVRITPEGYQYRHLDLSHLEKRAFMAPEIYDLQPYDVIYVPQSAMGDFSFFRRTMLAGVLSVGDLFWDIYAITNIDKIDRLVR; encoded by the coding sequence GTGATCTTGCTCGGCTCAGCCACTCAACCCGAAAATGCCGTACGGCAAGTCTGGCGGCTGGCTCTCCCGGCCCTTTTCCTGGTGTCTGCCGGTATCTGCCTGACGGCCGGTGGCTGTGCCTCCAGCAGTTTCCGTTCTGTGAACACTGAGATGCAGCCGTTCACGCCGGAGGAACAGCTGGCATGGGACCAGGCGAGCACCGCCGAGTACCGAATGCACAAGGGCGATGTCTTCGATGTCCTTTTCGAATATTATCCGGATATGGATCAGATCAGAATGATAGTATTGCCGGACGGGCGAGTCGCCCTGCCTCATATCGATAGGACGATGGCTGTCGGTCTGACCATCAGCCAGCTGGACAGCGCGATCACCAGCAGATACGCCGAAGAGTATCTCGACCCTGAACTCTCCATCGTGATCAGGGAATTCGGCGAACTCAGCGTGTACGTGCTGGGAGAGGTTTTCAAACCCGGTTCCGTGATCCTGCAGCGCGAGAACGCAAGCGTGTTGCAGGCGGTGGCCGAAGCCGGCGGCTTCACAGAAGACGCCTCGATGAGCGAAGTGCTGCACGTGCGTATCACGCCGGAGGGGTATCAGTACCGTCACCTGGACCTCTCACATCTCGAGAAACGGGCCTTCATGGCGCCGGAAATCTACGATCTGCAACCCTACGACGTCATCTACGTGCCGCAGTCCGCCATGGGAGACTTCTCGTTCTTCAGGAGGACCATGCTGGCCGGCGTGCTGTCTGTGGGCGATCTCTTCTGGGATATCTATGCCATCACGAACATCGACAAGATCGATCGGCTCGTCAGGTAG
- a CDS encoding WecB/TagA/CpsF family glycosyltransferase, which yields MHPDLDRFNIQNYDLFDVKVTAFDTPDLMRFFEACIEEGGQAVCYGYSLTVFERFVHMPQLPKIANRFEIMAPEGRGFYLLWRMFGVPLRSDDSLPEITESLLELADARGFSVMLFGTDEVSNRIASDHIRARFPGAKVLPGMHGFYRPEEEQAVVRLINERNPNILLIGMSSPKKEEFVHRYRHELKASVLAPVGGTIDILAGKTKPIPRLVKKLSLTWLYRFFQEPRRLYDLLFAAGLRVLFGLIPRLFWESVVRRNDSFSIPDYYTRKGKRKG from the coding sequence CCTCTTCGACGTGAAGGTCACGGCGTTCGACACGCCCGACCTGATGCGCTTCTTCGAGGCCTGCATAGAGGAGGGCGGGCAGGCCGTCTGCTACGGCTACAGCCTGACCGTTTTTGAGAGATTCGTTCACATGCCGCAGCTCCCGAAAATCGCCAACAGGTTCGAGATCATGGCTCCGGAGGGCCGGGGCTTCTATCTGTTGTGGCGCATGTTCGGCGTGCCCCTGCGGTCGGACGATTCCTTGCCCGAGATAACCGAGTCGCTGCTCGAGCTGGCAGACGCCCGCGGATTCTCGGTCATGCTGTTCGGTACCGACGAAGTTTCGAACCGGATCGCCTCCGACCACATTCGAGCCCGCTTCCCCGGGGCGAAGGTCCTGCCAGGCATGCACGGGTTCTACCGTCCCGAAGAAGAACAGGCCGTGGTGAGGTTGATCAACGAGCGCAATCCCAACATCCTCCTGATCGGCATGTCATCGCCCAAGAAGGAGGAGTTCGTGCATCGCTATCGGCATGAGCTGAAGGCCTCCGTACTGGCTCCCGTCGGTGGCACCATCGATATCCTGGCCGGCAAGACAAAGCCGATCCCGCGGCTCGTAAAGAAGCTCAGCCTAACCTGGCTCTATCGTTTCTTCCAGGAGCCGAGACGTCTGTACGATCTTCTCTTCGCAGCAGGTCTGAGGGTGCTCTTCGGACTCATCCCGCGGCTGTTTTGGGAGTCGGTGGTGCGTAGGAACGATTCCTTCTCGATCCCGGACTACTACACCCGCAAGGGGAAACGGAAGGGCTAG